Part of the Amycolatopsis sp. 195334CR genome is shown below.
AGGTGCGCACGGCTTCGCTGGAGCACTTCGAAGGCGTGCAGGAACGGCTCGGCAACCACGGCGAGATCCGGTCGACCGTGGTGCTGTCCACCCAGTACGAGGGCAGGCCGGTCGAGCCGCCAGCGGAGGACTTCCTGCGGGCGTCGCGGTCGGAGGGCTGGCGCCGCTGAGTTGGTCTGCTGTTCACCCTGGCGGGCTAAGAAGCTCCGGTGAACAGACTTCAGCAAACGGGTGTGCTCGCCCTCACGTTGGCGCTCGCGGTGACCGTGCCCGCGGCCGCCGCGCCCGGCGGGGAACAGCGGTTCCAGCGGGTGTCGACGCTGCCGGTGTACCTGAACTCCTCGGCGGCTGAGCACACCGCCGCCGAGATCGCGGCGGCCACCCCGGACGGCCGCACGGTGGTCTACACCGACTCCCCGGCCGAGCGGATCGGCTTCGCCGGCCTCGACGACCACGGCGGCTTGGTGCCCCAGGGCGTGCTCCCGATGCCCGGCGAGCCGACCTCGGTGGACATCCGAGACGGGCTCGCGCTGGTCGCGGTGAACACCTCCGAGTCCTTCACCGAGCCGTCGGGCGTGCTCCAGGTGGTCGACCTGGCGAGCAGGCAGGTGGTCGCCACGCACGACCTCGGCGGCCAGCCGGACTCGATCGACATCTCGCCCGACGGCCGGTACGCGGCGGTCGCGGTGGAGAACGAGCGCGACGAGGACGTGCACGATGGCGCGTTGCCCCAGTTGCCCGCCGGTTTCCTGGCGGTGGTGGACCTCGTCGGCGAGCCGTCGGACTGGGCGGTCCGGCGCACCGAGCTGACCGGACTGGCCGGGGTGGCGCCCGAGGACCCGGAGCCCGAGTACGTCTCGATCAACTCCCGCAACGAGGTCGCGGTGACCCTGCAGGAGAACAACCACCTGGTGGTGGCCGACCTGGCCGGCGGGACCGTGCTCCGGCACTTCTCCGCCGGAGTGGCCACTGTGGACGGTGTGGACACGGTGGAGGACGGCCGGGTCGAGCCGCGTGGTTCGATCACCGCGCCGCGGGAACCGGACGCCGTCGGCTGGCTCGACGACACCACGCTCGCCACCGCCGACGAAGGCGACTACCAGGGCGGGAGCCGGACCTGGACGGCGTTCGACGCCCGCAGCGGCCGGGTCGTGTTCAGCTCGGGCGCGGACCTGGAGAACCTGGCGATCAGCCAGGGCCAGTACCCGGAAGGCCGCGCCGAGAACAAGGGCGTGGAGCCGGAAGGGCTGGCCGTCGCCACCTACGGCGAGCACCGCTACGCCTTCGTCGGCATGGAACGCGCGAACCTCGTCGCGGTGTACAACGTCGACAACCCGCGGAAGCCAAAGCTCGTGCAGGGCCTGCCCACCGGCGTCGGGCCGGAGGGGCTCCTGCCGATCCCGGCCCGCGACGCGCTGGTGGTCTCGGCCGAGGAGGACTCGGCGGAGGACAACGTGCGCTCCTCGCTGAGCCGGTACCAGCTGACCTCGGAATCGCTGGCCAGTTCCTTGCAGCGCAACGAAGGCGCACCGTCGATCACCTCGCGCGGGATCGGCTTCGGGGCGCTGTCCGGACTGTCCGCCGACGGCCGCCACCTGGCCGCGGTGACCGACGACGCGTACACGCCGAGCCGGATCCTCACCGTCGACGTCGCTCGCGCGCCCGCGACGGTGCTCAAGGAGAAGACCGTGACCAAGGACGGCCAGCCGGTGTCCTACGACGTCGAGGGCATCGCCGCGACAAAGGGCGGTTACTGGCTGGCGGTCGAGGGCAACGGCAAGGACACGCGCAACCTGCTCGTCCGCACGGACGAGCGCGGGCGGGTGCAGCAGGAGGTCCCGTACCCCGTCGCGAACGCCACGAGCAACGGGTTCGAGGGCGTCGCGGTGCTCGGTGACCACGTGTGGGTCGCGGTCCAGCGCGGCTGGCCGGACAACCAGCCGGGCCAGACCACGCTCGCCCGCTACACCCCGTCGACCGGGAACTGGGCGTTCGCGGCCTATCCGCTGGACGCCGCGCCCGCGGGTGGCTGGGTCGGGCTGTCCGAGCTGACCGCGCTGGACGACGGTTCGCTGCTGGTGCTGGAACGCGACAACCGGCGTGGCGAGCAGGCCCAGGTCAAGCGGGTGTACAAAGTGGACACCGCGGGGCTGGCTCCGGCACCGGCCGGTGCGGAGAAGCCGCTGGTGACGAAGCAGCAGTACCGCGATCTGCTGCCCGCGCTGCGTGCCGGTGGCGGGGTCGTCGCGGACAAGCCGGAGGGGCTGGCGGTCTTCCGCGGTGAGCTGTTCGCCGCGGTGGACAACGACGGGCTGGAGGACGCGCCCGGCGAGTCGGTCCTGCTCCGGCTGGGGCAGTAGCGATCCAGGTCACACCCGGGGCTGTCACATCTTCCGGCGCTGCCGTGTCCAAGGGGTGAACGCAACTCCACAAGGCAGGGAGACAGCACGATGGAAGCTCGGTTGAACGTCTTCAGCAACCCGGTGCTGACGAAGGCGATGAAGGGCCTCATCGCGGCGAACAAGGCGGTCGGCGAATCGTCGGTGCCCGCGGCGACCCAGGAACTGGTGCGGATCCGGGCCAGCCAGATCAACGGCTGCGGGTTCTGCCTCGACATGCACACCAAGGAAGCGCTGCACGCCGGGGAGACCACGCTCCGGCTGAACCTGGTCGCGACCTGGCGGGAGGCCACGGTGTTCACCGAGGCCGAGCGCGCCGCCCTGGAGCTGACCGAGGAGGCCACCCGCATCGCCGACGCGGCGGGCGGGGTCAGCGACGAGGTGTGGGCCACCGCGGCGAAGCACTACGACGACGAGCAGCTCGGGGCACTGGTGGCGGAGATCGCCCTGATCAACGCCTTCAACCGGTTCAACGTCACCGTGCGGCAGCCCGCCGGCGACTACCAGGTCGGCCAGTTCGGCTGATCCCGCGGGGGAAAACGAAGCCGGGGAGCGGTTCCCCGCTCCCCGGCTTCGGTCTTACTTGTCCTCTTCGGACAGTGGCGTGCCGGTCGGCACCTTGTCCGTCGGGATGTCCTGCTTCTCCTCCAGCGGGTCCGACCCGTTCTCCGGCAGCGAGGTGTCCACCGCGGACGGTGCCGGGGCCGGCTTGCGCTTGACCGCGGTGAGCAGCAGCTGCGCCACGTCCACCACTTCGACCTTCTCGCTGGCGAGCCCGTCGCTCTGGCGCGAGGTGACCCCGTCGGTCAGCATCACGCGGCAGAACGGGCACCCGGTGGCGATCTTCGACGGCGCGGTGCCGAGGGCCTCGTCCACCCGCTCCACGTTGATCCGCTTGCCGATGCGCTCTTCCATCCACATCCGGGCGCCACCGGCACCGCAGCACATCGACCGGTCGCCGTGCCGCGGCATCTCCCGCAGCGCGGCCCCCGAAGCGCCGACCAGTTCACGCGGCGCGTCGTAGACCTTGTTGTGGCGGCCCAGGTAACACGGGTCGTGGTAGGTGACGTCCTCGGCGATCGGCGCCACCGGGACCAGCCGCTTCTCCCGCACCAGGCGGTTCAGCAGCTGCGTGTGGTGCACCACCTCGTACTGCCCGCCCAGCTCCGGGTACTCGTTCGCGAGCGTGTTGAAGCAGTGCGCGCAGGTCACCACGATCTTGCGCTTGAGCGGTTCGACGTCCTCGAATACCGAGTTCAGCACCTCGACGTTCTGCTGCGCGAGCATCTGGAAGACGAACTCGTTGCCCGCGCGGCGAGCCGGGTCACCGGTGCAGGTCTCCTCCGGGCCGAGCACGGTGTACTTGACGTCGGCCATGTGCAGCAGTTCGGCCACCGCGCGGGTGGTCTTCTTCGCGCGGTCCTCGAAGGCGCCGGCGCAGCCGACCCAGAACAGGTACTCGGTGTCGCCGAACTCGCCGTCGAACACCGGTACCTCGAAGTCCAGGTCCTCCGCCCAGGCCAGCCGGTCCTTGGCGTTCTGGCCCCACGGGTTGCCCTTGTTCTCCAGGTTCTTGAACATCCCGTTCAGCTCGGTCGGGAAGTTCGACTCGATCATCACCTGGTAGCGGCGCATGTCGACGATGTGGTCCACGTGCTCGATGTCCACCGGGCACTGCTCCACGCAGGCACCGCAGCTGGTGCACGACCACAGCACCTCGGGATCGATCACGCCGAGCTCGTCCGGGCCGCCGATCAGCGGGCGCTCGGCCTCGGCCAGCGCCAGCACGTCGATGCCCGCGTGGGGGTTGTCCCCGGTGAGGCCGACCTCTTCCCCGGTGACGTCCTTGCGGCCGCCGGCGAGCAGGTACGGCGCCTTCGCGTAGGCGTGGTCGCGCAGCTGCGTGATCACCAGCTTCGGCGAGAGCGGCTTGCCGGTGTTCCACGCCGGGCACTGCGACTGGCAGCGGCCGCATTCGGTGCAGGTGGTGAAGTCCAGCCAGCCCTTCCAGCTGAAGTCCTCGATCTTGCCCGCGCCGAAGACGTCCTTCTCCGGGTCGGCCTCCTCGAAGTCGAGCGGCTTGCCGTCGCTCATCATCGGCTTGAGCGCGCCCAGCGCCACGCCGCCGTCGTCCTCGCGCTTGAAGTAGATGTTGAAGAAGGCGCTGAACCGGTGCCAGGCCACACCCATGGTCATGTTCCTGGCCACCACGTACAGCCAGACCACCGCGCTCATCAGCTTGACGAAGGCGAAGGCGGAGACCAGGTTCCCGCTGGCGGGCAGCAGGTTGCCGAGCGGCTCGGAAACAAAACCGGCCCACAGCGGCAGGTCGTGCGAGCCCATCGCGGACTTCGCCGCGCGGACGCCGAGGATACCGAGGCCCTCGATGATCACCACGGCCTCGACGAAGTAGGCCGACTTGAAGCTCGACCCGGCGAACCGCGAGACGCGGTCGGCGCGGCGCGGGTGGTTGGCCTGGCGGATCAGCGCGAGCGCGATGCCGCCGATCACGGTGCCGACACCGAGGATCTCCATCAGCAGGTGCCACAGCGACCAGTGGTCCAGGATCGGCCAGCCCCAGGTGGGCACGAAGACCTCACCGTAGGCCTCGAACAGGGCCAGCGAGCCGATCAGGAAGCCCCACATCACCAGCCAGTGCCACGGGCCGACGTGCTTGAGCTTGTTCATCCGCGTGTGCGCGGCGAACTCCTTGATCAGGGTTTTCATCCTGGGCGCGAACGGGCCGCGCCGGGTCGGGTCCGGCTGGCCGAGTCGGATGATCTTGACGAAGCGCACGATCGTCGCGGCGAACATGCTCCAGGCGACCAGGCTGACCGCGACGGCGATCAGCCCGAGCGTGAGCTGTACAGCACCCATGTCGGGGGCCTCCGGGGTTCATCTGGCATGTGGTGGTGCGAGGAGGGTAGCGCTGATTACTCATCAGTAACCAATTGGCGGGCGAGAAGTCCCACGGATGTGGCGCACAACTCGCTGGTTAGTGGGACGATCGTTCCGGTAGTTTCGGGTCATGGGCGCGTACCTTCTCCTGGCCGTCGCCATCGCGGGCGAAGTGACGGCCACCATCTCACTGAAACTGTCCGAGGGCTTCTCGAAGCCGATCCCCTCGGTGATCGTGGTGCTCGGGTACGGGCTCGCCTTCGCGATGCTCGCCCAGGTGCTCAAGGCCGGTCTGCCGATCGGCGTGGCGTACGCGATCTGGGCGGCGGCCGGGGTCGCGCTGGTCGCCCTGATCGGCGCGGTCTTCTTCAGCGAGAGCCTCAACTGGACCATGGGCGCCGGCCTGGTGCTGGTCATGGCCGGTGTGGTGCTGCTGGAAGTGGGGCGGTCGCATTGAGCGCGCTGAAGCGGCAGACGGACGGCCGCAAGGCTCGCGGGGAGAAGCGGCGCGCGGAGATCATCGACGCCACGCTGCGGGTGATCGAACGCGACGGCGTCGCCGGGGTCACCCACCGCACGGTGGCCGCCGAGGCCGAGGTGCCGCTGACCTCGACCACCTACCACTTCGACAGCCTCGACGACCTGCTGATCGCCACCCTCATCTCGTGCGCGCGCGACATGGCGACCGAGGTGTACTGGATGATCGACCGCGCCCGCTCGCGCGGCAGCCGGGGTGCCGAGGAGGTCGCGTCGCTGCTCGCCGAGGCGCTCGGGCCGCGGCGCGGGCGCACGATGGCGGAGTACGAGCTGTACCTGCTCGCCGCGCGGCGGCCGGAACTGCGCCCCGCCGCCCGGCGCTGGCTGGATGTGCTCACCTCGATGGTCCGGCATGATGACGAGGTGGCGTTCAGGGTGTTCCTCGCGGGGATCGACGGCCTGCTGGTGCAGGGCCTGATCGACGACGAACCGCCGTCGGCGGAGGAACTGCGGCCGGTGGTCGACTACCTGCTGAAGCCGCGCTGATGTTCACCGGGGTGGCGCGGGCCGACCGGGGCGGTGAGGTGGTGTTCGCCGAGGCGCGCGGGCTGGCGCACCGGGCGCACGGCGTGGCGAACACGCTGGAGACGCGGTTCGCGCTCGCCAGCGGTACCAAGGGGTTCACCGCGGCGACGGTGCTTTCGCTGGTCGATTCGGGGTTGCTCACCGAGTCGACCACGGTCCGCTCGGTGCTGGGGGCCGAACTGCCGCTGGTGCACCCGGAGGTGACCGTCGGGCACCTGCTGCGGCACACCTCGGGCATCGGCGACTACTGCCCCGACGACGAGGACCCGCCGCCCGGCCAGTGCCTGCTGGCGTCCACTTCGGACTACCTGGCCGCGGTGGCGCCGTGCCCGACGGCTTTTCCGCCCGGCGAGCGGTTTTCCTACAACAACGGCGGTTACGTGGTGCTGGGGGCGATCGCGGAACGGGTTTCCGGGGTGGCTTTCCCCGACCTGGTGCGGGAGCGGGTGTGCGAACCGGCGGGGATGCCGGACACCGCTTTCCTGCGCTCGGACGACCTGCCCGCCGGGGTGGCGACGGGTTACCTGGAGGACGGGCGCACGAA
Proteins encoded:
- a CDS encoding esterase-like activity of phytase family protein, producing the protein MNRLQQTGVLALTLALAVTVPAAAAPGGEQRFQRVSTLPVYLNSSAAEHTAAEIAAATPDGRTVVYTDSPAERIGFAGLDDHGGLVPQGVLPMPGEPTSVDIRDGLALVAVNTSESFTEPSGVLQVVDLASRQVVATHDLGGQPDSIDISPDGRYAAVAVENERDEDVHDGALPQLPAGFLAVVDLVGEPSDWAVRRTELTGLAGVAPEDPEPEYVSINSRNEVAVTLQENNHLVVADLAGGTVLRHFSAGVATVDGVDTVEDGRVEPRGSITAPREPDAVGWLDDTTLATADEGDYQGGSRTWTAFDARSGRVVFSSGADLENLAISQGQYPEGRAENKGVEPEGLAVATYGEHRYAFVGMERANLVAVYNVDNPRKPKLVQGLPTGVGPEGLLPIPARDALVVSAEEDSAEDNVRSSLSRYQLTSESLASSLQRNEGAPSITSRGIGFGALSGLSADGRHLAAVTDDAYTPSRILTVDVARAPATVLKEKTVTKDGQPVSYDVEGIAATKGGYWLAVEGNGKDTRNLLVRTDERGRVQQEVPYPVANATSNGFEGVAVLGDHVWVAVQRGWPDNQPGQTTLARYTPSTGNWAFAAYPLDAAPAGGWVGLSELTALDDGSLLVLERDNRRGEQAQVKRVYKVDTAGLAPAPAGAEKPLVTKQQYRDLLPALRAGGGVVADKPEGLAVFRGELFAAVDNDGLEDAPGESVLLRLGQ
- a CDS encoding carboxymuconolactone decarboxylase family protein, translated to MEARLNVFSNPVLTKAMKGLIAANKAVGESSVPAATQELVRIRASQINGCGFCLDMHTKEALHAGETTLRLNLVATWREATVFTEAERAALELTEEATRIADAAGGVSDEVWATAAKHYDDEQLGALVAEIALINAFNRFNVTVRQPAGDYQVGQFG
- a CDS encoding (Fe-S)-binding protein produces the protein MGAVQLTLGLIAVAVSLVAWSMFAATIVRFVKIIRLGQPDPTRRGPFAPRMKTLIKEFAAHTRMNKLKHVGPWHWLVMWGFLIGSLALFEAYGEVFVPTWGWPILDHWSLWHLLMEILGVGTVIGGIALALIRQANHPRRADRVSRFAGSSFKSAYFVEAVVIIEGLGILGVRAAKSAMGSHDLPLWAGFVSEPLGNLLPASGNLVSAFAFVKLMSAVVWLYVVARNMTMGVAWHRFSAFFNIYFKREDDGGVALGALKPMMSDGKPLDFEEADPEKDVFGAGKIEDFSWKGWLDFTTCTECGRCQSQCPAWNTGKPLSPKLVITQLRDHAYAKAPYLLAGGRKDVTGEEVGLTGDNPHAGIDVLALAEAERPLIGGPDELGVIDPEVLWSCTSCGACVEQCPVDIEHVDHIVDMRRYQVMIESNFPTELNGMFKNLENKGNPWGQNAKDRLAWAEDLDFEVPVFDGEFGDTEYLFWVGCAGAFEDRAKKTTRAVAELLHMADVKYTVLGPEETCTGDPARRAGNEFVFQMLAQQNVEVLNSVFEDVEPLKRKIVVTCAHCFNTLANEYPELGGQYEVVHHTQLLNRLVREKRLVPVAPIAEDVTYHDPCYLGRHNKVYDAPRELVGASGAALREMPRHGDRSMCCGAGGARMWMEERIGKRINVERVDEALGTAPSKIATGCPFCRVMLTDGVTSRQSDGLASEKVEVVDVAQLLLTAVKRKPAPAPSAVDTSLPENGSDPLEEKQDIPTDKVPTGTPLSEEDK
- a CDS encoding multidrug efflux SMR transporter; amino-acid sequence: MGAYLLLAVAIAGEVTATISLKLSEGFSKPIPSVIVVLGYGLAFAMLAQVLKAGLPIGVAYAIWAAAGVALVALIGAVFFSESLNWTMGAGLVLVMAGVVLLEVGRSH
- a CDS encoding TetR/AcrR family transcriptional regulator, giving the protein MKRQTDGRKARGEKRRAEIIDATLRVIERDGVAGVTHRTVAAEAEVPLTSTTYHFDSLDDLLIATLISCARDMATEVYWMIDRARSRGSRGAEEVASLLAEALGPRRGRTMAEYELYLLAARRPELRPAARRWLDVLTSMVRHDDEVAFRVFLAGIDGLLVQGLIDDEPPSAEELRPVVDYLLKPR
- a CDS encoding serine hydrolase, with the protein product MFTGVARADRGGEVVFAEARGLAHRAHGVANTLETRFALASGTKGFTAATVLSLVDSGLLTESTTVRSVLGAELPLVHPEVTVGHLLRHTSGIGDYCPDDEDPPPGQCLLASTSDYLAAVAPCPTAFPPGERFSYNNGGYVVLGAIAERVSGVAFPDLVRERVCEPAGMPDTAFLRSDDLPAGVATGYLEDGRTNVFAIPVLGHGDGGIYSTVADIHAFWRALVAGRIISAPERMFAGEEYGLGLWVVPGGVALEGGDAGVNFRSVHLVERDTTYTVIANAGGVMAMSRYLADLVDAAL